The window GCCTGCACGGCGCGCCAAGTTGCCGATGATAACTTTCGCAAACAAATTCTAACGCTGCGCGACAATCCACCGCAGTTGGAGCGCGCTGTGTTCGAAATCAAACCAAATTGCTAACCGTGCAAAGGAGTTGGGTTACGCTCCGCTAACCCAACCTACAATTCGAACTCGCGCCTCACGCCTTGCTGTTTCCGCTTTTCGTTTTCCGCGTTTCCGCTTTCATAATTTTCTTACCCCTGGCTCAACACAAACACACCGAGCACAATCAAGCTCGCCGCGACGCCGTCGCGCAGCGTCACCACTTCCACGCCGCGCAGGGTGAAATGCGCTAGCGCAAAGGTCACCAGCGGCGAGATGCGCCAGATCGGCGAGAGCAGCGCCGCCGGGCCGTAGACCAGCGCGTAAAAGGTGCAGAGCGAGCCCAATCCTTCGGTGATGCCCGACAGCGTCGACAGCGCCAGCGCCTTGGCCGGCACGCGTTGAAACTTGATCTGCAGACCGATGACCCGGGCAAACAAGAACATGAACAGCAGCGCCGATACTTGAGTGATCATCGTGCCGAGGATTGGCAGGTTAGCGGAGTTGATGCCGATCTTTTTGAAAATCGGGTTCACACCAAAGCAAAGCGCGGAAACAATCGGAAAGAGAAAATACTGAAACTTGTCGACCCCGCGCCGGCCACTGTCTTTTGACTGCGTCAGCACCGCGATGCCAAAGACGATCAACGTCACGCCAGCTGCGATGTACCAGCTCATCTGCTCGCCGATGATCAACACGGCAAGCACGGCGGTCAACAGCGGCGAGCTATTCTTGATCGAGGTCGCTTTCGACGCGCCGATCTTATCGATGCCTTTGTAATAGAAAACTTTGCCGAAGCTCGCGCCCACCGCGCCGGCGAGAAAAAACGCCCAGAAGGCGCGGCTGCCGAAGTCGATTTGAAAAATCTCGCCGGACTGCACGGCGAGGCCGACGAGCATGATCACCGAAACATGCTGCTCGACCAGTGTCGCCGTGCTGACATCGGTGTACTTGAGAGAGCGCTTGAGCAAGAGCGGGCTGATGCCCCAGAGAATGCCCGCCGCCAGCGCGTAGGCGATACCGACTTGGAGTTCCGAGCTGAACACGGTTGAGACTATTTCTTAGTCTCCTCCTTCTGCTCGGTCATTTTCTTTTCCATACTCTCGACGTTTTTCTGCATGCCTTCCATCATCGCTTTTTCCTTTTGCATGCCCTCTTGGATGACTTTCTGCACGTCGACGGCGTCCTTCTTTTCACCGCAGGCCGCAAGCGCGGTCAGCGTGGCAGCCACCGCAACTAAACGAATGAATTTAACCATGTTTCCTCCTAGAATTTTCGCACTCATCCAGTTAGCAGCAATGCGCGGCGTGAAGCAACTGGCATTTGCCCCTGGCTTTGTTATCCTCCAGGTGTGCAATCGATCATTCTCGTCCTAACCCTCATGCCGGCGCTCTTGGCGCTGATGACCGGTGCCGGTCACGCGCAGAAGGCCGCCGCAAAAATTGGCGCAACGCTTAGCATCTCGGATCACGGCAACTGGCGCGTAGTGCACAAAGGCATCGAGTATCGCAAGATCACGCTGCAGCGCAGCGACCCCAACTCCACGGTGGAGTTGAAAGTCCTGCGCTTTGACCCGAAGGAAACTTCCGCGCAAGTGCTTGACGCCGGCAGATTTCAACTCAAAGGCGCCGAGGCCAAAACCTTCGCCGCAAAGAGCGGTGCCGTGGCGACTATCAATGCCAACTACTTTGACGAGAAAGGGCGGCCGCTCGCTTATCTGAAAACCGCCGCTCGGGAAGTCAACCGATTGGTTTCCAAGCACGCGCTCTACACCGGCGTGTTCGCCGTGCGCGACGGCGCGCCCGCGGTCATGCACCGCGATGAGTTTCAAGCGGCACAGGCCAGCGAGGCGCTGCAATCGGGACCGTTGTTGTTGCTGCGCGGCGCGCCAGTGGAAACCATGCCAGGCCTGGGCCGATACGCGCGGCGCGCCGTGGTGGGCGTCGATAAGAGCGGCCGCGTGCTCATTGCCGCAACCGACGGTGCGCTAGGCGGTGTGAGCTTTACTGAGCTGCAAGAATTATTTTCCAATTCGCGCTGGCAATTGGAGACTCCCGATCTCCTCAACCTCGACGGCGGCAGCTCGGCGCAGCTCTATGTCAAAACGGGAAAGTTCGAAGAGTCGGCGCCAGGGTTGTCTGAAGTTCCGGTGGCGATCGGGTTTTTTGCGAGGTGAAAAACGCGGCGCGAAGAGGGCAGATTCTTCGTCACTGCGCTCCTCAGAATGACGCCTGCTAGCGTTATTCCAAAGACGAGAACGCCAGCCGGCTCCATTCAAGCGTCGTCGACGGGAGCACGCCAAGCAAGAGCGTGCCGGCGAGCGCCAGCGCGACCGCGACGTAGAGATAGGGCGATTGGCGAAAGCTCTTGGCCTCGGCGCCGCCCTCTTCCATGTACATGGCGACGATCACGCGCAGATAGTAAATCACCGAGAGCAGGCTGTTCAACACACCGATGATGGCGAGGTTCAGGTGACCTGCCATCACGGCACCGCGAAAAACGTAGAACTTACCGACGAAGCCGGCCAGCGGCGGGAAGCCGGCCAGCGATAGCATGAAGATTCCCATGGCGGCGGCGAGAAACGGCCGGCGAAACCCGAGGCCGGCAAAGTCGCTGAAGTTTTCGTGGGGGTCGTTGGTTTCATGCAGGCTGGCGAGAACCGCGAATGCGCCGGCGGTCATTAGCATGTAGGCCGCCGAGTAAAACACCAGCGGCAAGCCGCCCCATTCTTCACCGACGACCAGGGGTATCAATAGATAGCCGGCGTGGGCAATGCTCGAATAGGCGAGCATGCGTTTGACGCTTTTCTGGGCGATCGCCAGCAGATTGCCAAAGGTCATGGTGCCGATGGTGATGACCCAGAGCGGGAAGACCCAATCGCCGTCCAGGGGCGCCAATTTGTGCATCAGAATGCGCGCCCAGGCGGCAAACGCCGCGGTTTTGACCGCCACCGACATGAAGCCGGTCACCGGTGTCGGCGCCCCCTCGTAAACGTCGGGCACCCAAAAATGAAACGGCACCGCACCGACTTTGAAGGCGAAGCCGACCAGCAATAATAGCGCGCCGCCGATCAGATAGAGCGGCCAGTCGCCCGACGGCTCGATCAGGTAGGCGGAAATCGAGTTCAGATTGGTCGAGCCGGTGGCGCCGTAGATCAAGGCGATGCCGTAGAGCAGAAACCCAGTGGCAAAGGCGCCCATCAAGAAATATTTCATCGCCGCTTCGCTCGACCGGCTGTTGCTGCGCCACATCCCGGTCAGGACATAAACCGCCACGGACATGGTTTCGAGACCCAGGAAAAACACGATCAAGTCGTTGGCGGCCGCCATCAGCACCATGCCGCAGGTGGCAAACAAGATGAGCGCATAGTACTCGCCTTCATAAATTCGCGTCTGGCGCACGTAGTGGACCGACGAAAGAATCGTCAGCGCCGCCGCGGCGATAAAGATCTGGGTAAAGAACAGCGCAAAATTATCGAGCAGGATGGTGTCGCCGAAGGCCCCCTCGCGGCTGCCCCAGAGGAGCACAGCCTCGGCCGAGCACAGCCCCAGGCCGAGCAAGCTAATCCAGGCGAGCAGATTTTTTTCCCGGTCGCGCAGCAAAAGGTCGAGCAGCAACACGACGATCGCTGTCAGCGCGATGTGAGCCGCGGGCAGAATCGGGATGAGGTTAACGTCGCTCACGCGGCTGCTCCGGGTTGGGTTCGAGTTTCAGCGCCACTGGCGCCGATTGGATGGCGAAAACCTTTTTCAATGTCAGATCCACCGACGGCTGCATGCGGCTCAGAAACGGCTGCGGATAGACGCCCATCAAAACGATCAGAAAAATAATTGGCGCCAGCAAAAGAATTTCCCGGCCGTTTAGGTCGTGCAGCTTTTGATTCTCGGGGTTGTTGAGCGGACCGAAGATCACGCGGCGGAACATCCACAGCATGTAGACGGCGCCCAGTATCACACCGCTGGTGGCGACCGCCGTCCAACGCGGTGAGACCCGAAATGAGCCGAGGAGAATCAAAAATTCGCCGACAAAGCCATTCAAGCCTGGCAAACCGATGGACGAAAAGGTCACCACCAGCAACAGCGCGGAAAAGATCGGCAGCTGTTTCCACAGACCGCCGAACTCTTCAATCAGCCGCGTGTGGCGGCGATCGTAGATCATGCCAACCAGGAGAAACAGCGCGCCGGTCGACAGGCCGTGGCTGATCATCTGGTAGATGCTGCCCTGTATGCCTTGCATGTTGAGCGCGAACAATCCCAAGACGACAAAGCCCAAATGGCTCACCGATGAATAAGCCACCAGTTTCTTGATGTCGGTCTGCATCATCGCAACGACGGCGCCGTAGACGATGCCGATGACGGCCAAGGCGATGAAGAGCGGCGCGGCCATCAGCGCTGCATCGGGAAACAGCGGAATCGCAAACCGGAGAAAGCCGTAGGTGCCGAGCTTCAACAAAACGCCGGCGAGAATCACCGAGCCGGCGGTCGGCGCTTCGACGTGCGCGTCCGGCAGCCAGGTGTGAAACGGAAACAGCGGCACTTTGATCGCGAACGAGAGCGCAAAGGCGCCAAACAGCCAGAGCTGCTGATCGAGCGGCAAATCCAGTTTGTAAATCTCCAGCAGATTAAAGGTCATCACCTGATTCACCTGCGCATGGCGCGCCGCCAGATAGATAATCGCGACGAGCATGAGCAGGCTGCCAGCCATAGTGTAGATGACGAATTTCAGCGCCGCGTAAATGCGCCGCGTGCCGCCCCAGACGCCGATGAGAAAGTACATCGGCACCAGCATGACTTCCCAGAAAACATAGAAGAGAAACAGATCGAGGGCGACAAACGCGCCGAGCATGCCGGTTTCCAGAAGCAGCATGAAGATCAAATACTCTTTGACTTTGTCCTTAACCGACCAGGAGGCGAGGATGGCGATCGGCATGAGGAGCGTCGTCAGAAGAACTAGAAACAGACTGATGCCGTCGATGCCGACATGGTAGCTGATGCCGAAGCTCGGCATCCAGGGCACGCGCTCGACCAGCTGCATCTCGCCGCGGCCGGCTTGGAACAGATTGAACACTTTTAGCGAAGCCATGAAGGTAATCAGCGTGGTGGCGAGCGCCATCGTAAACAGCGCATGCTTCTGCGTCCTCGGCATCAACGCCAAGGCGAAGGCGCCAACCACGGGCGCGATCAGAAGAAAGCTCACGTCGCCGATTACGAACATGGTTCCTATTGCTGCCTCAAGAAGTACGCCAGCAGCGCCAGTGTGGCGATCAAAAATGCCGCGAGATAGTGCTGCACGTTGCCGGTCTGCACGCCGCGCCAGACTGAGCTCAGGCCACGCGCGCTGGCACCGACGCCGTTGACGATGCCGTCGATGATCCAGGGATCGAAGAAGCGCGCAAAAAAGCTCGAGATCGCGGTGAACGGCTGGACGATGAAAAAGTCATAGAGCTCGTCGATGTAATACTTGTTGAAGGACAAACGATAAGGCGCGCCACCGGCCAGCGCCGCCAAAGAATCCGGCGCCGTGCTGCTCTTATAATAGAAGCGATAGGCGAGCAGAACGCCGACTGCGATGATCGCCAGGGTCAGACACATCAAACCAAGCTCCAACTGCACCGAGTGATGCGCCCCCTCATGCGCGCCGAAAATCGGTGCCAGCCATTTGTCCCAGCGGCTGCCCCAGAGATATTCCGGGGCACCAAGCCAACCGGTAAAGATCGAACCGATGGCGAGAATAATCAGCGGCTCGGTCATCACTTCAGGCGATTCATGCAGGTGCGCTTTGGTTTTCGCGTCAGCCCGGCAGGTGCCGTGAAAGACCATGAACAGTTGCCGAAACATATAAAACGCCGTGAGCCCGGCAGTCAGCCAACCGACGACCCAAAGCCAGCCCGAGCCATGGGCACTGCTATAGGCTTGCCAAAGGATCAAGTCTTTGGAGAAAAAGCCGGCCGTAAACGGCGCGCCGGCAATCGCTAACGTCGCGACCACATAGGTCCAATAGGTCCGCGGCATGTGTTCTTTCAAACCGCCCATCTTGCGCATGTCCTGCTCGCCGCCCATGGCGTGAATCACGCTACCGGAACCGAGGAACAGACAGGCTTTGAAAAACGCGTGCGTGAACAGATGAAATACCGCGGCGCTGAAGGCGCCGACGCCGACGGCGAGAAACATGTAGCCCAACTGGCTGACTGTGGAATAGGCGAGCACCCGCTTGATGTCGGTCTGGGTCAAGGCAATGGTCGCCGCGAAAATCGCCGTAGCGGCACCGACCCAGGCGATCAAGTGCAGCGTTCCAGGAGCCAACTCGAACAAGAAGTGCAGCCGCGCGGTCATGTAGACGCCGGCGGTTACCATGGTCGCCGCATGAATCAAGGCGCTCACCGGCGTCGGCCCGGCCATGGCGTCGGGCAGCCAGACAAATAGTGGAATCTGCGCCGACTTGCCGGTGGCGCCGACGAAAAGCAAAAGGGTGATGGCGCCAATGGCGATCGGGCTCAAGAGTTTTACGTGCTTTTCCAATTCGACGAAATCCAGCGTCCAAACTCCCTGGCGCGCCAGCTCGGCCACCAGCAGAAAAATCCCCAGGACAAAACCGAAATCGCCGATGCGGTTGACGATGAACGCCTTGTTGCCGGCGATGGCGTTGTTCTGATCGCGATACCAAAAACCGATGAGCAGATAGGAGCACAAGCCGACCCCCTCCCAACCGACAAACAGCAGGAGCAAATTATCGCCCATCACCAACAGCAGCATGAAAAACAGAAACAGATTCAGGTACACGAAAAAGCGCACCATGTCGGTGTCGTGTTCCATGTAGCCCAACGAATAGAGATGAATGAGAAACCCGATGCCGGTTACCACCAGCAGCATGACCGCGGTCAGAGCATCGGCCTGGAGGGCGAAGTTGACTTTGAAGCTGCCCGACTCGATCCAGGTATAAACCAGGTCGCGGAATATGCCGTTGTTGGGCAGCAGGTAAAAAACCCAGAGCGCAATCGCAAACGACGCCGCCACCGCGGACGATGCCAGCAAGCCCGCCGCGGTCTTGCCCATGCGCCCGCCAAAGAAAAGATTGATCGCGCTGCCCGCCAAAGGCAGCAGCGGAATCCAGCGCAACAGATCGCAGGGCAGAGTGAGTTGCGTCAGCGCTACCATTTGAGCAGTTGCATCTCCTGCGGATCGAGGGATTGCCGGTGGCGAAAAACCGAAATGATAATGGCGAGCCCGATCACCGCCTCAGCCGCCGCCACCGCCATGACGAAAAAGACCGTCACTTGCCCGGCCATAGCGCCCAGGTAGCGCGAAAACGCAATGAAGGTGAGATTTACTGCGTTGAGCATCAATTCGATCGACATCAAGACGACGATCAGATTGCGCCGCACCAGCACGCCGATCACGCCGATGGAAAAAATCACCGCGCTCAGAATCAAATAATAATTGAGCGGCACCAGCGCCATCTTAATGTTCCCTCTTCGCCAGCACGACCGCGCCGACGATCGCCACCAACAAGAGCACCGAGGCGATCTCGAACGGCAAGACAAATTCCGTGAAAAGACTCTTCGCCAAAGTCTCGGGGCTGCCAAAAATCTCCGTCGCCACCAGCGGGTCGGCGGGCGTTTCACTGTGATTCATCACCGCCATCAAGAGACCCGCCAACAACGACGCCAACACCGTGCCGAACCCCCAGCCAAGCGCGCGCGGCCGCTCCAGCGCCGTCGGGTTCAAAAACATAATGACGAACAGAAACAAAACCATGATCGCACCGGCATAAACCAACACCTGCAGCACGCCGACCATCGGCGCATGCAAGGTGAAAAATAGAATCGCGATCAAAAACAGCGCGGCGACCAGGGCGATGGCGTTGTGCACCACGTTGCGCTTGAACACCACCACCAGCGACGCCAGCACCAGCAGCGCGGCGATGAAATAGAAAAAGAGGATCGGCAATGTCATGGCTGCTATTCCACCGCGATGATGATCAAAGCTGTAATCAACACGTTGAGGAGCGCCAGCGGCAGCAGCATCTTCCAACCCAAGCGCATCACTTGATCGTAGCGAAACCGCGGCACGCTCCAGCGCAAAAGAATTTGCAGCCAGCAAAAGAAGAGGACCTTAAGCGTAAAGGCGCCGACTTGCATGAGCACGATCAACCAGTGCGGCATCAGCAAAACCGAGCCCCAGGGAAAGTGGAAACCGTCGCTCAACAGGTAAGGCACCTGCCAGCCGCCGAAAAATAGCGTCGTCACCAAGCCCGCTGCAGTGACGATTTCAGCGAACTCGCCGGCAAAGAACATGAGAAACTTGCCGCCCGAATATTCGACATGATAGCCCGCGACAATTTCTGATTCCCCTTCGGGCAGATCGAAGGGCACGCGCTTGGTTTCAGCGACGGCGGCGGTAAAGAACAGCAAAAACGCCACGGGCTGCAAGAATACACCCCAGGCTGGCAGCCAGCCGATGGCGGCCCTCGCCCCACCCCAGGACTCGGGCAAGAACTCGCGCAGCAGCATGCCTTGGCCGCGGGCGATTTCCTGCAATTCGAGGGTCCCGTAAACCATCAGAATGCCGACCACCGACAAGCCCATGGCCACTTCGTAGGAGATCATCTGCGCCGAACCGCGCACGCCGCCGAGCAGAGAAAATTTATTGTTCGATGCCCAGGCGCCGATGACGATGCCGTAGACGCCCAAGGATGCCATGGCGAAAACATAGAGGATGCCAATGTTGATGTTGGCGACCTGCAAGTTGATCAAGCGATCGCCCCACTGCAGCACGTCGCCAAACGGAATCACCGCGAAAGTGACCAGCGCCGGAAACAGCGCCATGCAAGGCGCTAGTGTATGGAGAAACTTATCGCCGGCGGGCGGAATGAAATCTTCCTTGGTGAGAAACTTGAGCGGATCGGCAATCAGCGTATTGACCAGCCCCATGCCGGCAAAGCCGAAGATCGACGCGCGGTTGGCGCCGATGCGATCTTGGATCAAGGCGCTGCCTTTGCGCTCGACCCAGCCTAAAATGCCGGCCAGGTTGAGCACCATGAAAACAACCAAAAAGGCTTTGATGGCGATGATTGTGAAATCGACGATCATGACGCTGCCGCACCACCACTTTTGAGATCGACCCCCTGATCGCCGATCGCGGCGTAACTCAAGCCGCCATAGGCCGCGACTTCTTTAGCCAGTGCAGCGAACACCTGGGCCGGAGTCGCGTACGACAACTTCTCACCGGCGAGCTCAAGCAAACGCGAGAAGATTTCGCAATCCTGCAGCGCCCCTTCGGGCGGCAGCACGGCGGCGTTGAGCCGCTGCACGCGGCCGTTGCGATTGGTGTACGTGCCGTCCTTCTCGCCGAAGTGCGTTGCCGGCAAAACCACATGGGCCAACTTCGCGGTCTCCGTCAGGCGCGTGTCCTGGACCACCAGAAAGGAAAGTTTTTCCAAGGCTGCGCGCGCTGCTGCGGCGTCGGCGCTTGTGTAAATCGGGTCCTCGCCAACGATGAACGCATTGGTGAATTCACCGGCGGCGATGCGTTTCATCAGCATTTCATAACCGCCGTTAGCACCCACGCCCATGTCGCGCGCACCGCGCCAGTTGGGTGAGCGGTCCGGGCTCATGAGAATTTTTTGCGTCTCGGTCAACGCCCGCTCTTCATAGAAAACCGCCGTCACGGCGTTGACCTTGTCCATCAGCTTGGCGAATAGGAAAGCCTCTTCGTTGGTGCTGCGGCCCGAGAGAATCGCCGCCGTGGCGCGGTTCGAGCCACGGCCGGTCAGCACGGCGCGCAGCGCCTCGTCCCACGTGGCCGGCATGAGCCCGCCTTCGCCGCGAATCAGCGGCGTTGTCAACCGTTCGCCCTCGGTTAACCCCTGAAAGCAATAGCGCCCTTCGTCGCAGATCCAGTGTTGGTTCACCGCATCGTTGATGCGCGGTTTAAAGCGCGCGATCTCGTTTTGATACGTTTCGACGCTGATATTGCAGCCAGTGCTGCAGCCCGGACAAACCGACGGCGTCTTCTGCAAGTACCAGACGCGCACCTTGAAACGAAAGTCGCGATCCGTCAGCGCGCCGACGGGGCAGATGTCGACGACATTCGCTGATAAAGGATTGTCGAGCACGGCGTCATCAAAGAGCGAGATTGTCGCATGGTCGCCGCGGTTGATCACCGCCAGTTCGTTGGTTTTGGTGATCTCCTGGCAGAAACGCACACAACGCGTGCACTTGATGCAGCGCTCGCCGTCGAAAATAACGTTGGGGCCGAAAATGGTTTTTTTGCGATCGTGGATTTTGCCGACGTCCTGACGGCTCTCCTGGAGGTTGTGCTCCATGTAGTAGTTTTGCAGCATGCACTCGCCCGCCTGATCGCAGATCGGACAATCCACCGGATGGTTGATCAGCAAGAATTCCATCACCGCTTTGCGCACCGCCAACACTTTAGGGCTCTGCGTCAAGACCGCCATGCCCTCGGCCACCTGGGTGTTGCAGGCGATCTGCAGCTTGGGCATTTTTTCGATTTCGACCATGCACATGCGGCAGTTGCCGGCGATGGACAGCTTCGGGTGATAACAGTAATGCGGTATCGCCACACCGGCCTCGGCCGCCGCCGCAATGACGGTCTTGCCCTTCTCGGTGACGACCTCGGTGCCGTTGATTGTGATCTTTACGGGATCCATCTATTTTCGCCGATACTTGTAGGGGCAGGCCTTGTGCCTGCCCGCGGATCGGGCAACCACAAGGGTTGGCCCTACAACCAATCCAACTACGTAACGCGCGCTAGTGCGTAACGGTGCACTTCCCTGCCGCGATATGAGCTTCGAATTCATCGCGGAATTTTCTGATAAACGCCCCCGGCGGCCACGCCGCGGCGTCGCCGAAGGGGCAGATCGTGTTGCCGGCGATGTTGCCGGCGACGTTGAGGATCAGATCCAAATCGCCTTTTTGGCCTTGGCCATGCTCGATGCGGTGCAGTATTTTCTCCATCCAGTGAACGCCTTCACGGCAGGGGCTGCATTGGCCGCATGATTCGTGCGCGAAGAACCGGCCCAGGTTCAACGCCGCTCGCACCATGCAGGTGGTTTCGTCCATGACGATGACGCCGCCGGAACCGAGCAGACTGCCCGCCGCCTGAACCGATTCGTAGTCGAGGTTTACTTTTTCTAACTCCTCCGGTTTTAACACCGGCATGGAGCCGCCGCCGGGGATGACGCCTTTTAATTTTTTGCCGTTGGCCACACCGCCGCAGTCTTCTTCGAGAAATTTCTTGAACGGATAGCCCATCTCGACTTCGTACACGCCTGGTTTAGCGACATGGCCGCTGACGCTAAAAAGTTTGGTCCCTTTGCTTTTCTCAGTGCCCATTGCCGAATAGGCGGCTGCGCCCCGTTCGAGAATCCACGGCAGCGTCGCCAGCGTCTCGACGTTGTTAACCACGGTTGGACAGCCGAACAACCCATGGGTCGCCGGAAACGGCGGCTTGACCTTGGGCCAACCGCGGCCGCCTTCCAATGACGAAAGCAAACCCGTCTCCTCACCGCAGATATAAGCGCCGGCACCGCGGTGCACGATCAAATCGATATCGTAGCCCGTGCCCAAAACGTTTTTGCCCATCAATCCCGCGCCATACGCTTCTTGAACCGCTTGCTCCAAGCGCTTGGCGCCAAAGGCCATCTCGCCGCGAATGTAAATGAACGAAGTGTGCGACTGAATCGCAAAGGCCGCGATCAAAGTTCCCTCGACGATGGCGTGCGGGTCTTGCTCGATCAACAAGCGATCTTTGAACGTCCCCGGCTCGCTTTCGTCAGCGTTGCAGACCACGTACTTCGGCTTCGGGTTATCCTTTGGAACGAAGCTCCACTTCATCCCCGTCGGAAACCCAGCACCACCGCGGCCGCGCAGCCCTGAAGCCTTCACTTCTTCGATCAGCTGCTCCGGCTTCATGCTCGAAACAACTTTTTGCCACGACGCATAGCCGCCGCGCGACTGGTAGGTCGCCAGCAGATGAGAATCGGGAACACCGATATTACGGAGTAAAACTTTTTCCATGAACTAAGAAATGGATAATGGACAATGGATAATGGACAATGATTCGGAACTTAGAATTGCGAGTTTTGAATTATCCATTGTCAACTATCCATTCATTTCATTCCGTCGAGAATCTTATCGATCTTCTCGTCGGTCAGATTCTCATAATAATCGTCATTGACTTGCATCATCGGCGCCGTGCCGCAGGAGGCCAGACACTCGACCTCCGATAACGTAAACCTCTTATCTTCCGTCGTTTGGCCCGGCTTGATGCCCAATTTCTTGCTCAGATACTCGGTGACCTTCTCCGCGCCGCGCAGCGCGCACGGCAGCGTACGGCAGACCTGAATATGGTGCCGGCCGATCGGCTTCTGGTTGTACATCGTGTAGAAAGTCACCACACTCTGCACCCGTGCCGGCGCCTGCCCCATCAGTTTGGCGACGTATTCGATGGCCTCCGAACCGATATAGCCGAACTCTTGCTGCGCTAGATAAAGCACCGGCAGCATCGCGGCTTCCTTCTTAGGATAGCGCGCAACCGTCTCCTCGAATTTCTTATAAGTCTCGGGCGAAAACTCCAAAGCCATAACCAAATCCGAAACGCCTTACCCCTTACTCCTCACCCCTCACGCGAAATCTTACCGGTCGCATTCCCCGCCGATCATATTCACCATGCCGAAGGTCGGCACGATATCGGCGATCATGTAGCCCTTGATCATTTCCGGAAAAGCCCCCATGGCGATAAAGCAGGGCGGGCGCACGCGCACGCGATAGGGCTTGCCGCCGCCGTCGCTGACGATATAAAAGCCGAGCTCGCCATTGCCGCCCTCGACGGCCGTATAAGTTTCCCCGGGGGGCACTTTGATGCCCTCCATGATGATCTTGAAATGATGCATCAGTCCTTCGATGCTGCCGTAAACTTTTTCTTTCTCCGGCAGGACAAAGCGCGGATCGTCGATCCACACCGGTCCCACCGGCAATTGCTCCAGGCCCTGTTCGACGATGCGCATGCTCTGTTCGAGCTCTTGAATGCGGCAAACGAAGCGATCGTAGTTGTCGCCCTTGGTGCCCACCGGCACATCGAACTGCATCTGGTCGTAAACGAGATACGGATACGCTTTGCGCACATCGTAGTTGGCGCCGGTGGCGCGCAGCATGGGACCGGTCAAGCTATAATTCAACGCCGTCTCACGCGAGATGACGCCGATGTTCGACATGCGGTCGATGAAGATCCGGTTGCGCGACAGCAGCCGGTCGCAGTCGCCGAGCAATTTGCGAATGGTCTTGAAAGTTGCCCTGACCCGCTCAGCGAAATCCTGCGGTAGATCGTGCTTCACGCCGCCGATGCGCACATAAGTCACCGTCAGGCGCGCGCCGGTCAAATTCTCGATGATGCGCGTGACCATCTCGCGCGCCTCGATCATATAGAACCCGACCGTGATGGCGCCCAACTCCGACGCCGCCATGCCGCAGCAGGTGAGATGATCGAAGATCCGCGCCAGCTCGCTGATGATGACGCGAATGTATTGGCAGCGCGGCGGCGTCTCGGCGCCGATCAGTTTTTCCACAGCCAGGGCATAGCCGACGTTATTGATCAGCGACGAGGCGTAATTGAGTCGGTCGGTGTAAGGAATGACCTGGGTCCAGGTCGCGTTCTCGCAGCTCTTGTCGAAGCCGCGGTGCAGAAAGCCGACTTCGACGTCGCAGTCGAGCACTTTCTCACCTTCGAG is drawn from Deltaproteobacteria bacterium and contains these coding sequences:
- the nuoL gene encoding NADH-quinone oxidoreductase subunit L encodes the protein MVALTQLTLPCDLLRWIPLLPLAGSAINLFFGGRMGKTAAGLLASSAVAASFAIALWVFYLLPNNGIFRDLVYTWIESGSFKVNFALQADALTAVMLLVVTGIGFLIHLYSLGYMEHDTDMVRFFVYLNLFLFFMLLLVMGDNLLLLFVGWEGVGLCSYLLIGFWYRDQNNAIAGNKAFIVNRIGDFGFVLGIFLLVAELARQGVWTLDFVELEKHVKLLSPIAIGAITLLLFVGATGKSAQIPLFVWLPDAMAGPTPVSALIHAATMVTAGVYMTARLHFLFELAPGTLHLIAWVGAATAIFAATIALTQTDIKRVLAYSTVSQLGYMFLAVGVGAFSAAVFHLFTHAFFKACLFLGSGSVIHAMGGEQDMRKMGGLKEHMPRTYWTYVVATLAIAGAPFTAGFFSKDLILWQAYSSAHGSGWLWVVGWLTAGLTAFYMFRQLFMVFHGTCRADAKTKAHLHESPEVMTEPLIILAIGSIFTGWLGAPEYLWGSRWDKWLAPIFGAHEGAHHSVQLELGLMCLTLAIIAVGVLLAYRFYYKSSTAPDSLAALAGGAPYRLSFNKYYIDELYDFFIVQPFTAISSFFARFFDPWIIDGIVNGVGASARGLSSVWRGVQTGNVQHYLAAFLIATLALLAYFLRQQ
- the nuoK gene encoding NADH-quinone oxidoreductase subunit NuoK; this encodes MVPLNYYLILSAVIFSIGVIGVLVRRNLIVVLMSIELMLNAVNLTFIAFSRYLGAMAGQVTVFFVMAVAAAEAVIGLAIIISVFRHRQSLDPQEMQLLKW
- a CDS encoding NADH-quinone oxidoreductase subunit J, with product MTLPILFFYFIAALLVLASLVVVFKRNVVHNAIALVAALFLIAILFFTLHAPMVGVLQVLVYAGAIMVLFLFVIMFLNPTALERPRALGWGFGTVLASLLAGLLMAVMNHSETPADPLVATEIFGSPETLAKSLFTEFVLPFEIASVLLLVAIVGAVVLAKREH
- a CDS encoding NADH-quinone oxidoreductase subunit H, which produces MVDFTIIAIKAFLVVFMVLNLAGILGWVERKGSALIQDRIGANRASIFGFAGMGLVNTLIADPLKFLTKEDFIPPAGDKFLHTLAPCMALFPALVTFAVIPFGDVLQWGDRLINLQVANINIGILYVFAMASLGVYGIVIGAWASNNKFSLLGGVRGSAQMISYEVAMGLSVVGILMVYGTLELQEIARGQGMLLREFLPESWGGARAAIGWLPAWGVFLQPVAFLLFFTAAVAETKRVPFDLPEGESEIVAGYHVEYSGGKFLMFFAGEFAEIVTAAGLVTTLFFGGWQVPYLLSDGFHFPWGSVLLMPHWLIVLMQVGAFTLKVLFFCWLQILLRWSVPRFRYDQVMRLGWKMLLPLALLNVLITALIIIAVE
- a CDS encoding 2Fe-2S iron-sulfur cluster binding domain-containing protein — its product is MDPVKITINGTEVVTEKGKTVIAAAAEAGVAIPHYCYHPKLSIAGNCRMCMVEIEKMPKLQIACNTQVAEGMAVLTQSPKVLAVRKAVMEFLLINHPVDCPICDQAGECMLQNYYMEHNLQESRQDVGKIHDRKKTIFGPNVIFDGERCIKCTRCVRFCQEITKTNELAVINRGDHATISLFDDAVLDNPLSANVVDICPVGALTDRDFRFKVRVWYLQKTPSVCPGCSTGCNISVETYQNEIARFKPRINDAVNQHWICDEGRYCFQGLTEGERLTTPLIRGEGGLMPATWDEALRAVLTGRGSNRATAAILSGRSTNEEAFLFAKLMDKVNAVTAVFYEERALTETQKILMSPDRSPNWRGARDMGVGANGGYEMLMKRIAAGEFTNAFIVGEDPIYTSADAAAARAALEKLSFLVVQDTRLTETAKLAHVVLPATHFGEKDGTYTNRNGRVQRLNAAVLPPEGALQDCEIFSRLLELAGEKLSYATPAQVFAALAKEVAAYGGLSYAAIGDQGVDLKSGGAAAS